One Setaria viridis chromosome 3, Setaria_viridis_v4.0, whole genome shotgun sequence DNA window includes the following coding sequences:
- the LOC117846813 gene encoding nudix hydrolase 9 isoform X1, translating into MAATSAAADPGTAFKLLLSCPAGLPRSRVSVKFGQSFDRIPHPDAGLEESICEIWNQRLQRNPSLYNGTKFRYGGNAVHYKDDSKQDYHVSLHLGLTDYRTFVGTNLNPLWEKFLVPSEDDPVRCQHMSNPLGNGAIVETSDQKIIVLQRSHNVGEFPGYYVFPGGHSEPQEIGIVGHQTDEENSTTLSEQVSQEMFEGIIREVVEETGVPAASLTDPVFIGVSCREMNVRPTAFFFTKCDIDSRGVNELYSKAQDGYESTKLYAVSVEELRGMGQRMPGCHNGGFALYELMRNDAKSLCRC; encoded by the exons atggccgccacctccgccgccgcggatcCGGGGACGGCGTTCAAGCTCCTCCTCTCCtgccccgccggcctcccccgCTCCCGT GTTTCGGTTAAGTTTGGTCAGTCATTCGACAGGATTCCCCATCCGGATGCAGGCTTGGAGGAATCTATATGTGAG ATATGGAACCAAAGGCTTCAGCGGAACCCATCTCTATACAATGGTACAAAGTTTCGG TACGGAGGAAATGCTGTGCACTACAAAGATGACTCAAAGCAGGATTACCATGTCTCACTTCATTTGGGTCTCACAGACTATAG GACATTTGTGGGAACAAATCTCAATCCGTTGTGGGAGAAATTCTTGGTCCCATCTGAAG ATGATCCTGTACGTTGCCAACACATGTCAAATCCACTGGGAAATGGTGCGATTGTTGAAACATCTGATCAAAAGATTATTGTATTGCAAAGGAGCCACAATGTGGGGGAGTTTCCAGGATACTACGTTTTCCCTGGAGGACACTCGGAG CCACAAGAAATTGGCATCGTGGGTCATCAAACTGATGAAGAAAACTCGACTACTCTCAGTGAACAAGTTTCACAAGAAATGTTTGAAGGAATCATCCGTGAAGTGGTTGAGGAAACTGGAGTTCCTGCTGCTTCCCTG ACAGATCCTGTCTTCATTGGAGTTTCTTGTCGAGAAATGAATGTTAGACCAACTGCATTCTTTTTTACAAAATGTGACATTGATTCCAGGGGCGTCAATGAACTTTATTCTAAAGCTCAGGATGGCTATGAATCCACTAAACTATATGCAGTCTCAGTG GAAGAGCTGCGAGGAATGGGCCAGCGAATGCCTGGCTGCCACAATGGTGGTTTTGCTCTTTATGAATTGATGAGGAATGATGCCAAGAGTTTGTGTAGGTGCTGA
- the LOC140222325 gene encoding G-type lectin S-receptor-like serine/threonine-protein kinase At2g19130, with product MAAHPSIVSHFSSFSPAMSPLYILLGGLLLFSSLHTSFAATANGDTLAAGEALAAGDKLISRNGKFALGFFQFQQSPGTTSKSPNTTTTTTSSSPGWYLGIWFNKIPVFTTVWIANREKPITDHDLKQAQLKISRDGNLVIIFNNNASTESIIWSTTGVVFNSTNNTTSAVLMNNGNLALIPETLSDEAPLWQSFDDPTDVGLPGAKVGRNKVTGFNHKFISKKSMIDPGLGSYSVEIDTNGVLLLRSRKPPFVVYWSWPSGKLGELVSALSALLEMDPRTKGLLKPTYVDNDKEVYFTYTLLDESSSVFVPVDITGQLKLKVWSQATESWQNIYAQPSDFCTTYAVCGPFTVCNGNSSPFCNCMESFYQKSPQDWQLDDLTEGCARNTPLDCIASNKSTTSSTDVFHPIAHVTLPYGPRRLEDATTQSSCAKACLNDCSCTAYAYNKSICSVWHGELLNVNQDDGNGITSQDVLYIRLAARDLQSFTKNNKRIPKVLIVACIASLGFLMLVLLLIWRSRFKLCGVPLHGIQGSGGGIIAFRYNDLCRATKNFSERLGGGGFGSVFKGVLSDSTTIAVKRLDGARQGEKQFRAEVSSIGLIQHINLVKLIGFCCGGDKRLLVYEHMLNGSLDGHLFQSNAPVLSWSTRYQIAIGVARGLLYLHKSCHECIIHCDIKPENILLDASFVPKIADFGMAAFVGRDYSRVLTTFRGTAGYLAPEWLSGVAVTPKVDVYSFGMVLLEIISGRRNSPEVHSSNGYHVAYFPVQAIDKLHEGDLQSLMDPQLQGDFNLQEAVRVCKVACWCIQDSEFDRPEMVEVVRALEGLQEFEIPPMPRLLAAITQGSDAASF from the coding sequence ATGGcagcccatccatccatcgtcAGTCACTTCTCCAGCTTTTCTCCGGCCATGTCACCCCTGTACATATTACTCGGAGGgcttcttctcttctcttccttgcaCACAAGTTTCGCTGCAACTGCGAATGGTGATACTCTTGCAGCAGGTGAGGCCCTTGCCGCTGGTGACAAGCTCATATCAAGAAACGGCAAGTTTGCGCTTGGCTTCTTCCAGTTCCAGCAAAGCCCAGGCACCACCAGTAAGTCtcccaacaccaccaccaccaccacttcctCCTCCCCCGGCTGGTACCTTGGCATATGGTTCAATAAGATACCAGTTTTTACCACTGTCTGGATCGCTAATAGGGAGAAGCCCATCACTGACCATGACCTCAAGCAAGCACAGCTCAAAATTTCAAGAGATGGCAATCTTGTCATCATCTTTAACAATAATGCCAGTACTGAATCCATAATCTGGTCTACTACTGGCGTTGTTTTCAATAGCACAAACAATACCACTAGTGCCGTTCTCATGAATAATGGAAACCTTGCCCTCATACCGGAAACCTTATCTGATGAAGCACCGTTATGGCAGAGCTTTGACGACCCAACGGATGTTGGGcttcctggcgccaaggtagGCCGAAATAAGGTCACTGGTTTTAACCACAAGTTCATCTCAAAGAAGAGCATGATTGATCCAGGTCTTGGCTCATACTCTGTCGAAATAGACACCAACGGAGTGTTGCTCCTCAGAAGTCGCAAGCCCCCCTTTGTAGTGTACTGGTCTTGGCCATCTGGAAAATTAGGAGAACTTGTATCAGCACTGAGTGCACTGCTAGAAATGGATCCACGGACCAAAGGTTTACTTAAGCCCACGTATGTTGATAACGACAAAGAGGTGTACTTCACGTACACCTTGTTGGATGAATCATCTTCTGTATTCGTTCCAGTAGACATTACTGGTCAACTTAAGCTGAAAGTTTGGTCGCAAGCCACAGAGTCTTGGCAGAACATATATGCCCAGCCTTCTGATTTCTGCACAACGTATGCCGTCTGTGGACCTTTCACGGTCTGCAATGGTAATTCGAGTCCATTCTGTAACTGTATGGAGAGCTTCTATCAAAAGTCGCCTCAGGATTGGCAGCTTGATGATCTAACAGAAGGGTGTGCCAGAAATACTCCTTTAGACTGCATTGCTAGCAACAAAAGCACAACAAGTTCCACAGATGTGTTCCACCCTATAGCTCATGTTACACTGCCCTATGGTCCCCGGAGATTAGAAGATGCCACCACACAAAGCAGTTGCGCAAAAGCTTGCCTCAACGACTGCTCCTGCACTGCTTATGCCTATAACAAAAGTATATGCTCTGTATGGCATGGAGAATTGCTTAATGTAAATCAGGATGATGGCAATGGCATTACTTCTCAAGATGTTCTTTACATTCGCCTTGCTGCAAGAGATTTGCAAAGTTTTACAAAAAATAACAAAAGAATACCAAAAGTTCTTATTGTTGCTTGCATTGCTAGTTTGGGGTTCCTAATGCTCGTGCTGTTGTTGATTTGGAGGAGCAGATTCAAGTTGTGTGGTGTGCCATTACATGGCATTCAAGGTAGTGGTGGTGGAATTATAGCCTTTAGATACAATGATTTATGCCGTGCTACTAAAAATTTCTCCGAGAGGCTTGGAGGTGGTGGTTTTGGATCTGTATTCAAGGGAGTGTTAAGTGACTCAACTACTATAGCAGTGAAAAGGCTTGATGGTGCCCGACAAGGGGAGAAGCAATTCAGGGCTGAGGTGAGCTCAATCGGATTGATCCAGCATATCAACCTAGTTAAATTGATTGGTTTTTGTTGTGGAGGTGATAAGAGACTACTTGTGTATGAACACATGCTAAATGGGTCTCTTGATGGCCATCTATTTCAGAGCAATGCTCCTGTCCTTAGTTGGAGCACCAGGTATCAAATAGCCATAGGAGTTGCTAGAGGATTGCTCTATTTGCATAAGAGTTGCCACGAATGCATCATACACTGTGATATTAAGCCAGAAAACATATTGTTGGACGCATCATTTGTTCCTAAAATTGCAGACTTCGGGATGGCAGCCTTTGTAGGAAGGGATTACAGTCGAGTTCTAACTACATTCAGAGGCACTGCAGGGTATCTTGCCCCTGAGTGGCTTAGCGGTGTCGCTGTCACACCAAAAGTTGATGTCTATAGCTTTGGCATGGTACTGTTGGAAATCATATCAGGAAGGAGGAACTCACCAGAAGTACACAGTAGTAACGGTTATCATGTTGCTTATTTCCCTGTGCAAGCCATTGACAAACTTCATGAGGGAGACCTGCAGAGTTTGATGGATCCACAGTTACAAGGTGATTTCAATCTGCAAGAGGCTGTAAGAGTTTGCAAAGTTGCATGTTGGTGCATCCAAGATAGTGAGTTTGATCGGCCGGAAATGGTTGAAGTGGTTCGGGCTCTTGAGGGTCTCCAGGAGTTTGAGATACCCCCAATGCCAAGACTACTTGCAGCAATAACGCAAGGCTCTGATGCAGCTTCATTTTAA
- the LOC117849505 gene encoding uncharacterized protein — MGGGRAQVNKAHKTRFASKASRHAHKIDKVRSGKPESSHRAAVKGARAARIQQSKAIRDKKRAALLKEKRSSVGSSGAPRVIVLVGLSSSTDVGSLAKDLLTFAEGDDGKLRSSTVASPTYKLRTTVLQAPYGDLTSCMELAKVADLLAFVLPANSLYSSDSSSPIDEFGSQCLSVFRAMGLPSTAVFIRDLPADNRSRQELKKAATSFLSAELPEDCKFYLADTKDDLHKFMWLFKEQHLSSPHWRNQRPYVMSEQICIKPDDNTGLCTLLVSGYLRAHNLSVNQLVHVSGAGDFQLGQIDVLKDPCPLCERKSSDVMETEDDGIQIVNTFVSDPSNQEPLLVENVPDPLAGEQTWPTEEDMKEANINNKERKLVKRKLPRGTSEYQAAWIVDDTDDEDNDSDNDNQAGSGMVIDEQGHADEGSDGSDIDAVSHFTEKFDTETVGDTEMADDENLTKEQIEAEIKKIKEANTEDEEFPDEVETPLDVPAKKRFAKYRGLKSFRTSAWDPKESLPPDYARIFAFDNFTRTQKHVLAKIAELDGGTKDCALVGSYVRLYVTNVPTDIASKLCHPSRRIPVVVSGLLQHESKMSVLHFSIKKHDSYEAPIKSKEPLIFNVGFRQFTARPLFSSDNINCNKHKMERFLHHGRFSVASVYAPICFPPLPLIVLKNRDGEQPAIAAVGSLKSVDPDRIILKKIVLTGYPQRVSKLKAIVRYMFHNPEDVKWFKPVELWTKHGRRGRIKETVGTHGAMKCIFNSSIQQHDTVCMSLFKRAYPKWPEQLYHV, encoded by the exons atggGCGGGGGCCGCGCGCAGGTAAACAAGGCTCACAAGACCCGTTTCGCGTCCAAGGCGTCCCGCCACGCGCACAAGATCG ATAAGGTCAGGAGCGGGAAGCCAGAGAGcagccaccgcgccgccgtcaagggtgcccgcgccgcgcgcaTCCAACAGAGCAAGGCG ATCCGTGATAAAAAACGTGCTGCTTTGCTGAAGGAGAAACGGTCATCTGTAGGATCTTCAGGCGCACCACGCGTCATT GTTCTTGTTGGATTATCTTCATCAACAGATGTTGGATCACTTGCCAAAGACCTTTTGACATTTGCAGAAGGAGATGATGGGAAACTGAGATCCTCTACTGTTGCTTCTCCTACTTATAAGCTTCGAACCACA GTACTGCAAGCGCCATATGGTGATCTTACCTCATGCATGGAACTTGCAAAG GTTGCTGATTTGTTGGCGTTCGTTCTACCAGCAAATTCATTGTACAGTAGTGATTCGAGCAGTCCAATTGATGAGTTTGGGTCGCAATGCCTATCGGTATTTCGGGCCATGGGCTTACCTAGTACAGCTGTTTTCATTCGA GATCTTCCAGCGGACAATAGAAGTAGGCAAGAATTGAAGAAAGCAGCAACTTCTTTCCTTTCTGCAGAGCTGCCTGAGGACTGCAAGTTTTACTTAGCAGACACAAAGGATGATCTGCATAAG TTCATGTGGCTTTTCAAGGAGCAGCATCTTTCATCACCACATTGGAGAAACCAGAGACCATATGTTATGTCTGAGCAG ATCTGCATAAAACCTGATGACAATACGGGATTGTGCACACTTCTTGTGTCTGGGTATTTACGGGCCCATAATCTTTCAGTGAACCAGCTT GTCCATGTTTCAGGTGCTGGTGATTTTCAGTTAGGCCAAATTGATGTCCTCAAGGATCCATGTCCTCTTTGTGAGCGGAAAAGCTCTGATGTTATGGAAACAGAAGATGATGGAATTCAG ATTGTTAACACCTTTGTTTCAGACCCTTCGAATCAGGAACCCTTACTTGTTGAAAATGTACCAGATCCTCTTGCTGGGGAGCAG ACTTGGCCAACGGAAGAAGATATGAAAGAGGCCAACATAAACAACAAAGAGAGAAAATTGGTAAAGAGGAAGCTTCCCCGAGGCACTTCAGAATACCAG GCTGCTTGGATTGTTGATGATACAGATGATGAAGATAATGACTCCGATAATGACAACCAGGCTGGTTCTGGAATGGTCATCGATGAGCAAGGTCATGCAGATGAAGGAAGTGATGGTTCGGATATAGATGCAGTGTCTCACTTCACGGAAAAGTTTGATACAGAAACAGTTGGGGATACTGAGATGGCA GATGACGAAAATTTGACTAAAGAACAGATAGAAGCTGAGATTAAGAAAATCAAAGAAGCTAATACTGAAGATGAAG AATTTCCTGATGAGGTGGAGACGCCATTGGATGTTCCAGCAAAAAAACGGTTTGCAAAATACAGAGGACTAAAGTCATTTAGGACGTCAGCCTGGGATCCTAAG GAATCATTGCCACCTGATTATGCAAGAATATTTGCATTTGATAACTTCACACGGACTCAAAAGCATGTCCTTGCAAAAATTGCCGAGCTAGATGGGGGAACAAAGGATTGTGCTCTTGTGGGATCGTATGTAAGGCTCTATGTGACAAACGTTCCTACTGATATTGCCTCCAAACTTTGTCATCCATCAAGAAGAATACCTGTGGTGGTTTCTGGTCTTCTTCAACATGAGTCGAAAATGTCAGTTCTTCACTTCAG CATAAAGAAACATGACTCATATGAAGCTCCTATCAAATCTAAGGAGCCGTTGATTTTCAATGTTGGATTCCGGCAATTCACAGCAAG GCCATTGTTTTCATCCGATAACATCAACTGCAATAAACATAAGATGGAGAGATTTCTACATCATGGACGGTTTTCTGTTGCCTCTGTATATGCTCCGATTTGCTTCCCTCCACTTCCTCTAATTGTTTTGAAGAACAGAGATGGTGAGCAGCCTGCCATTGCTGCTGTAGGTTCACTAAAAAGTGTGGATCCAGATCGAATCATACTGAAGAAAATTGTTTTGACGGG GTATCCACAGAGAGTCTCAAAACTGAAAGCGATTGTGCGGTACATGTTCCACAATCCTGAAGATGTCAAATGGTTCAAG CCCGTTGAGTTGTGGACAAAACATGGACGCCGTGGCCGGATCAAGGAGACTGTTGGCACTCATG GTGCTATGAAGTGCATATTCAACAGCAGTATACAGCAGCATGATACCGTGTGCATGAGCTTGTTTAAACGCGCATACCCAAAGTGGCCTGAACAGCTGTACCATGTGTGA
- the LOC117846813 gene encoding nudix hydrolase 9 isoform X2 yields MAATSAAADPGTAFKLLLSCPAGLPRSRVSVKFGQSFDRIPHPDAGLEESICEIWNQRLQRNPSLYNGTKFRYGGNAVHYKDDSKQDYHVSLHLGLTDYRTFVGTNLNPLWEKFLVPSEGATMWGSFQDTTFSLEDTRSHKKLASWVIKLMKKTRLLSVNKFHKKCLKESSVKWLRKLEFLLLPWGVNELYSKAQDGYESTKLYAVSVEELRGMGQRMPGCHNGGFALYELMRNDAKSLCRC; encoded by the exons atggccgccacctccgccgccgcggatcCGGGGACGGCGTTCAAGCTCCTCCTCTCCtgccccgccggcctcccccgCTCCCGT GTTTCGGTTAAGTTTGGTCAGTCATTCGACAGGATTCCCCATCCGGATGCAGGCTTGGAGGAATCTATATGTGAG ATATGGAACCAAAGGCTTCAGCGGAACCCATCTCTATACAATGGTACAAAGTTTCGG TACGGAGGAAATGCTGTGCACTACAAAGATGACTCAAAGCAGGATTACCATGTCTCACTTCATTTGGGTCTCACAGACTATAG GACATTTGTGGGAACAAATCTCAATCCGTTGTGGGAGAAATTCTTGGTCCCATCTGAAG GAGCCACAATGTGGGGGAGTTTCCAGGATACTACGTTTTCCCTGGAGGACACTCGGAG CCACAAGAAATTGGCATCGTGGGTCATCAAACTGATGAAGAAAACTCGACTACTCTCAGTGAACAAGTTTCACAAGAAATGTTTGAAGGAATCATCCGTGAAGTGGTTGAGGAAACTGGAGTTCCTGCTGCTTCCCTG GGGCGTCAATGAACTTTATTCTAAAGCTCAGGATGGCTATGAATCCACTAAACTATATGCAGTCTCAGTG GAAGAGCTGCGAGGAATGGGCCAGCGAATGCCTGGCTGCCACAATGGTGGTTTTGCTCTTTATGAATTGATGAGGAATGATGCCAAGAGTTTGTGTAGGTGCTGA
- the LOC140222080 gene encoding uncharacterized protein has translation MAQLDRVLVSIDWDARFPFAFLQALSSYASDHCPLHLATNAMFTVKRRFHFEPWWPKLPGYQDTVTRAWSSRCASSDPFVCLDHKLKNTAKELQKWSSRSIGQIRTQLLVAKTLILWLDKAQEQRILTADERDLRKQLKCKSLGLASLERTMARQRTRLLFLREGDANTKLFHMHSSYSIKKKHIVKLEHDGAVGLTQEDKEQLLFNHFKAIMGTPSARTEHIDLLALDFQAFELGHLDAPFSEQEIWNTIRSMPNERAPGPDGFTAKFYKASWPMIKGDVVAALNAFLPKCVCSVQPAQQRPDNTSAQETRCCLTGRLQANKPHT, from the coding sequence ATGGCGCAACTGGACAGGGTGCTGGTCTCGATCGACTGGGATGCGCGTTTTCCGTTTGCCTTCCTTCAGGCCCTCTCCTCTTATGCCTCCGACCACTGCCCCCTACATCTCGCCACCAATGCTATGTTTACAGTGAAACGCCGTTTCCATTTTGAGCCTTGGTGGCCGAAACTGCCTGGCTACCAGGACACGGTCACCCGAGCTTGGTCTTCTCGCTGCGCCTCCTCGGATCCGTTTGTCTGCCTGGACCACAAGCTCAAGAATACGGCGAAAGAGCTTCAAAAATGGAGCAGTCGAAGTATTGGCCAAATCAGAACACAGCTCCTTGTAGCGAAGACTCTCATTCTCTGGCTGGATAAAGCACAAGAGCAAAGAATCCTTACTGCTGATGAAAGGGACCTCAGGAAACAGCTAAAGTGCAAATCACTTGGCCTGGCGTCCCTTGAGCGAACTATGGCGAGGCAGCGTACACGATTGCTGTTCCTACGGGAGGGGGATGCAAATACGAAGCTTTTTCATATGCACTCGAGCTACAGCATAAAAAAGAAGCACATTGTCAAACTAGAGCACGATGGTGCTGTCGGGCTCACCCAGGAAGACAAAGAGCAGCTCCTGTTCAATCACTTCAAGGCGATCATGGGGACGCCCTCAGCTAGAACAGAACACATTGATCTCCTGGCGCTGGACTTTCAGGCCTTCGAGCTTGGTCACCTGGATGCGCCTTTCTCCGAGCAAGAAATCTGGAACACGATCAGAAGTATGCCAAATGAACGAGCTCCCGGACCAGACGGCTTCACTGCAAAATTTTACAAAGCATCATGGCCAATGATTAAAGGGGATGTGGTGGCAGCACTCAACGCTTTTCTACCGAAATGCGTGTGCTCAGTTCAGCCGGCTCAACAGCGCCCTGATAACACTAGTGCCCAAGAAACAAGATGCTGCCTCACCGGGAGATTACAGGCCAATAAGCCTCATACATAG